From Staphylococcus sp. IVB6214:
CACCATCTACAACAAGATATTTCAAACTATCTTTCAGTCTATCTGCTGATTCACGTAGTCGACTCCCCCCAGGTAATCGACTGAGAACAGTCTCAGCATCAACTTTCAAACGGTTATAGCCTTGGTTCATTCGAATTCGACCTAACATATTATGCATAGCACCAACATTCGGTGCAATACTCATTTCGTTATCATTTAAAATGATTGTCATATTTGTACGATCATGACCGATACTGTTTAATGCTTCTAATGCCATCCCACCAGTAAGTGCCCCATCACCTATAATTGGTACGATATGATTAGAATGTCCTAAAATATCTCTTGCTTTTGCCATCCCCATTGCTGCAGAGAGCGATGTAGAACTATGACCTGCTTCCCATACATCGTGCTCTGACTCTCTTAATTTTGGAAAACCGCATAATCCTTTATATTGTCTTAATGTATCAAATTGATTTGCGCGCCCTGTCAATATTTTATGGATGTAGCTTTGGTGACCAACATCCCAAATGATTTTATCAATCGGACTTTGGTAGTGTTTATGTAATGCTATTGTTAATTCTACAACACCGAGATTTGCTCCGATATGCCCACCAGTTACAGAGCAAGTCTCTATGAGAAATTGACGTATATCATGGCTCAGTGTTTCAAGTTCTTGTACAGAAAGACTTTTTAAGAATGACGGATCCTTAATCGTTCGTATATCCATATTTATATCACCCTTTATCTTTGTCTCTTTCGATTATAACACCCATTGTTCTGTCGAGATAGAAACAAATTAATTTTGACGTTGATAAAAAAGTTTTAATAAATAATCAAGGTCAGTTGTGTTATATTTTTGAGACAGGACAGCTAATATTTCCTCTGCGTCAGCAACATGACGTGCAAGAATTGTTTCCGCTTCAGCACGACCTAACAATGTCACATACGTTGATTTATTATTTGCATCATCACTGCCTGTTTGTTTCCCTAATGCTTCAGTTGTTCCATATTGATCAAGAAGATCATCCTTGATTTGAAAAATAATACCTAAGTGATTAGCAAATTGAAGCAATTGTTGTTGTTCGTTTTCATTCGTGTTTGCAATGATTGTTGCAGCATGAACCGCAAAACGGATAAGTGCACCTGTTTTATGCAGATGAATTTGTTCAAGAGTTGAGAGTGGAATGTCTAGGGACTCACTTTGCATATCTAAAGTTTGCCCACCAACCATACCAAGATGTCCACTTGCATCACTTAACGATGAGATGAGTGCAACACGTGTTTCCGCTGTTAGTGAGTGATCGTTACTCACACATTCAAATGCTTTCGTCAACAGTGCATCTCCAGCAAGGATGGCCAACCATTCTCCGTATACTTTATGATTGGTTGGTTTACCTCGACGAAGATCGTCGTTATCCATTGCAGGCAAATCGTCATGAATTAATGAATAAGTATGAATCATTTCAAGTGCGACCGCTGTTTGCATCCCTTTTTCATATTGATTCGGTTGAAGCATATTTAACGTTGCCAAAAGCAAAAGAGGACGTACACGTTTCCCACCAGCTTCTAATGAATAGAGCATACTCTGTTCGAGATCTGTATTCAATTTTGATGTTTTGATACTTGTCATCAGTGTGTCATTAAAAGTTGCTAATAATTTATTCAGACTTTGATTCATTTCCCTCATCAGCCTCATCTTCAATTAATTTTGACACTTTATTCTCAGCTTCTTTTAAAGTTTTTTCACATGCTTTTGATAATGTCATGCCCTTTTGGTAGAGAGCAAGTGATTCTTCTAAAGAAACCGTATCATTATCCAATTGTTTTACGATATTTTCTAATTCATGCATCATTGTTTCAAAAGATTGGTTATCTGTTGTCATCTTCACACCTTACCTTTTCAATAATGGCATCCACCTGGCCATCCTTCATTGTAATTTCAATTTGATCTCCTGTTGTCAAATCATGACTACTTGTTACGACGTCATCCTCTTTTTTGATGATCGCGTAACCACGTAACATCGTTCGAGTAGGACTTAAGTTATCAAGAGAAGTGATTTGTTGAACGAGCAATTGTCGCTTTTGAGTAATTAACTTTTTCAACTCACGATGAAGCTTTTCTTGCGCTTGACTCACTGTTTGTTGTTCGCGTTTAATTGCATCTTGTAAATGACGTACATAAAACCGTTGTTCTATAAGCTTTAGACGTTGTTGTTGCTTCTGAATGATATTGTCCATTGCATGATGAAGCGTACGTTCCAAATCATCTCGTTTTTGAATATGTTGTTCATATAGCAGTGTTGGTTGTTTGAATTTGTAATAATCTTGATATCGTGCTAATGACTGTCTCGCATGTTTTAAATATTGGTTAATATAACGTTGTAAATAATTTTGACTTTTTTCTAGTAATTGATAGAGCTCTTGTTGATCCGGTGTTGCAATCATCGCCGCTTGAGTTGGTGTAGCCGCACGAACATCCGCAACATAGTCGCTAAGTGTCGTATCTGTTTCATGTCCAACTGCAGAAATGACGGGCGTTTTACAATCGTATATAGCTTTTACGACGATTTCTTCATTAAAACTCCATAAGTCTTCAATAGACCCACCACCACGGCCGACAATAATAGTGTCGACATCTAAAGTATCTGCATACTTCAATTTGTCTACGATATCTTGGGATGCTTGCGTACCCTGAACAAGCGCGCTAATTTTGACTGGCTCAACAAGTGGATATCGATTTTGTAATGTATTTAAAATATCTCGTATCGCTGCACCAGTACTAGCTGTAATAATTGCAATCTTTTTTGGGTATTGTGGTATCGGTTTTTTATGTGCTGTGTCAAAATAGCCTTCTTTGGCTAATTGTTTTCTCAACTGTTCATACTTTTGATACAGATTTCCAACGCCATCCAATTGCATCTTATTTACATAAATTTGATAACTACCTCGACGTTCATACACTGAAACACGTGCCTCAACGATGACTTGGTCTCCTTCTTTTGGGTCAAAGTCAAGTTGATTTGCAACAGCTTTAAACATCATTGCGCTAATGACGCTATTCTCATCTTTCAAAGCAAAATAAAGATGCCCACTGCTATGGCGTTTGAAGTTAGAAAGTTCTCCTTTTATCAACACGGATTGCAGATGAGGATCCTGATCAAACTTATATTTTATATATTTGGTTAATGCTGAGACCGTTAAATATTTTTCCATGATATCACTCTAACTTAGTTAATATTACTTAGTACACCATTGACAAATTTATGATGATCGTCATCAGAGAATTGCTTTGTGAGTTCTACTGCTTCATTGATAATCACTTTTGGTGGTGTCTCACTGTGAAGCAACTCAAAAGTAGCCATTCTTAAAATAATACGATCAGATTTAAGTAAGCGCGGAATTGTCCAGCCATTAAGATGTGGTGAAATTTTATCATCTAAGACAGGCTCATGATCTTTCACGCCAGAAACAAGCCATTGAATAAAATCGAAATCGAGATCTGGATAGTCATCTTTGATAAAGCTGATTGCTTCTTCAATGGTTAAATCAGAATTTTTCATTTCTAGTTGAAATAAAGTTTGGAATGCCTGGCTTCTCGCTTGTTTTCTACTCATGTTAATGCTCCATTCTGTCGATATTAGCTTTTAGGTTTTCCCATATCAATGTGCGTAATGTGTACATTGACTTGTTTAGGTGTTAATGCAGTCATTGTTTTAATTGCGTTATGAATTGATTCTTGAACTTTAAGGGCAGTATCAGAAATTTTAACACCATATTTTAATGAACAATAAACATTAATTATAATTTCATTATCTGATGTTTCTATTTTTACGCCTTTGCTTAAATTTTTACGTCCGAGTCGTTCTAAAGTTGAGTTTTTCTTATCTGAAAACATACCTTGTACACCTTTAACTTCAGATGCCGCAATGCTTGCGATTACTGAGATGACTTCTGGTACAATTTCTACGTTACCAAGATTTGGATTGTAATTTTCTATAGATTTTGTCATTGCTAAAACCTCCGCTTTCATTATTAATCTTCCTTCATCACATCATGAATGTCTAAAAATTTAGTATTATATACACCGCTTTGGAATACAGGATGTTGTAGCAGACGAATATGAAATGGAACCGTTGTATCAATACCCATAATGACAAACTCATTAAGCGCACGTATACTAGTCTGAATCACTTCTTCTCGCGTCTCTGCATGAATAATTAGTTTGGCTACCATTGAGTCATAATACGGTGGAATTGCATAATTCATATAACAAGCCGAGTCAATTCTCACGCCGTAACCACCGGGTGTTAAGTATTGTGTGATCGTACCGGGAGATGGCATAAAATTTTTGTAAGGATTCTCCGCATTTATACGAAATTCCATCGCATGTCCATTAATGCAAACATCTTCCTGCTTATATGGTAACACGTCTCCCATCGCAACTTTAAGTTGTAGCTTCAATAAATCGATACCAGTGACAACTTCAGTAACCGGGTGCTCAACTTGTATACGTGTATTCATCTCCATAAAGTAGAACGCATCGTCATCTAGGTCGTAGATGAACTCTATTGTCCCTGCATTGGTATATCCAACAGCTTTTGCAGCACGCACAGCTGCTTCGCCCATTTCTTGGCGCTTAGATGCTGAAAGAATTGGTGAGGGGGCCTCCTCAACGAGCTTTTGCATACGTCTTTGGATCGTACAATCTCTTTCTCCTAAATGGATGACGTTACCATGTTCATCGGCGATAATTTGAATCTCAATATGACGGAAATTTTCGATGAACTTTTCCAGGTATAATCCCCCATTACCGAACGCCGTTTCTGCTTCTTGTTGGGTCATCTTATAACCATTTATGAGCGATTCTTCATCATGTGCGATACGAATACCTTTCCCACCACCACCGGCAGTCGCTTTAATGATGACGGGGTAACCAATTTTGTTTGCTGTTTCGATTGCGTGCTCTATTGTTGTTACAAGCCCTTCGCTACCGGGAACAACCGGGACATTTGCGCGTTTCATCTCTTCTTTTGCTACGTCTTTGATGCCCATCTTTTGAATCGCTTGGTAGCTCGGTCCGATAAACTTAAGTTGCACTGCTTCACATAATTCAGCGAAGTCACTATTTTCTGCTAAAAAGCCATATCCTGGATGGATGCCATCACATCCCGTAGTCGTTGCAATAGATAAGATATTAGGAATGTTTAAATAAGAATCTTTTGATTGCTTAGGTCCAACACAGTAGGCTTCATCAGCTAGTTGAGTATGTAATGCATCTTTATCGCCTTCAGAATAGATCGCTACTGTTTGAATCCCTAACTCGCGGCATGCACGAATAATACGTACTGCAATCTCGCCACGGTTTGCTACTAAAACTTTTTTCATACTATTTCACCTTGAATAACGCTTGGCCATACTCAACCATTTGTCCGTCTTCCACAAGTATTTCTACAATTTCCCCACTCACTTCTGCTTGGATCTCATTGAATAACTTCATCGCTTCAAGGATGCAGACAGTGGTTTCTGGGTTGACCTGATCTCCGACTTGTACGTATGGGCTTTCTTCAGGTGAAGGTGCTTTATAAAATGTACCAACCATTGGTGCACTGATCGTTTTCAATGAATCAGCAACTTCTTGGTGTACTGTTGGTATTTGTTCTAGTGGTGAAGGTTCTGGACTGACTTGTGCAACACTTGGCACAGATGCAGCTGTTATTTGTTGCGTGATTTTTTCTTTTTTCAAACTGATCTTTGAATCTTTATTTTCAATTTTGATTTCAGTCAAATTCGACTGATCAAGCATTTCGATTAATTCTTTTATCTCATTAAAGTTCATATTGGTTACTCCCTCAATAATGATTTGTATCTTATCATTTTACTTGAGGGAGTAGGCCAATTCAAGCAAAGTCATAATTGATAGGTGTTAACCAATGTCGAAAAAACTGGGAAAGTCAAATGAAAATTTGATTTTCCCAGTTGCTTGATTATGAACGTGAAACGTAGCTTCCGTCAGAAGTGTTAATCACTAAAACGTCCCCTTGGTTTACGAATAGTGGTACGTTTAATGAATAGCCTGTTTCAACTGTTGCTGATTTTGTTGCACCTGTTGCAGTGTCACCTTTAATACCAGGTTCAGTTTCTGTTACTTCAAGTTCAACTGTTTTTGGTAATTCAACACCAATTGTTTCGCCTTCATATGTTTGAATATGAACATCCATGTTTGCTTTCAAGAACTTTAACTCATGCTCTAAGTATGATGTAGAAAGTTCAGTTTGTTCGAAAGTTTCGTTGTCCATAAAGATATGAGTATCGCCATCCGCATATAAGTATTGCATACGACGATTTTCAATCATAGCAGGCTCAACTTTTTCGCCGCCACGGAATGTTTTTTCTTGGATAGCACCAGTACGTAGGTTACGTAATTTTGATCTTACGAATGCGGCCCCTTTACCTGGTTTAACGTGTTGGAATTCTAATACTTTCCAAATACCATTATCAACTGAAATGGTAAGTCCTGTTTTAAAATCATTTACAGAAATCATAATGTTTCCTCCTCAGAATCACTCTTCTTTTAAAATAATAAGGTCTTTTGTTGAATTAGTAAAGCATTGACCGCCATTTTCTTGAATTAATATATCATCTTCAATGCGCACACCGCCTAATCCATTCACATAAATACCAGGCTCAATTGTGACGCAGTGGTTTGGTTCTAAAATATT
This genomic window contains:
- the nusB gene encoding transcription antitermination factor NusB, with amino-acid sequence MSRKQARSQAFQTLFQLEMKNSDLTIEEAISFIKDDYPDLDFDFIQWLVSGVKDHEPVLDDKISPHLNGWTIPRLLKSDRIILRMATFELLHSETPPKVIINEAVELTKQFSDDDHHKFVNGVLSNIN
- a CDS encoding Asp23/Gls24 family envelope stress response protein; translated protein: MTKSIENYNPNLGNVEIVPEVISVIASIAASEVKGVQGMFSDKKNSTLERLGRKNLSKGVKIETSDNEIIINVYCSLKYGVKISDTALKVQESIHNAIKTMTALTPKQVNVHITHIDMGKPKS
- the accB gene encoding acetyl-CoA carboxylase biotin carboxyl carrier protein: MNFNEIKELIEMLDQSNLTEIKIENKDSKISLKKEKITQQITAASVPSVAQVSPEPSPLEQIPTVHQEVADSLKTISAPMVGTFYKAPSPEESPYVQVGDQVNPETTVCILEAMKLFNEIQAEVSGEIVEILVEDGQMVEYGQALFKVK
- a CDS encoding polyprenyl synthetase family protein codes for the protein MNQSLNKLLATFNDTLMTSIKTSKLNTDLEQSMLYSLEAGGKRVRPLLLLATLNMLQPNQYEKGMQTAVALEMIHTYSLIHDDLPAMDNDDLRRGKPTNHKVYGEWLAILAGDALLTKAFECVSNDHSLTAETRVALISSLSDASGHLGMVGGQTLDMQSESLDIPLSTLEQIHLHKTGALIRFAVHAATIIANTNENEQQQLLQFANHLGIIFQIKDDLLDQYGTTEALGKQTGSDDANNKSTYVTLLGRAEAETILARHVADAEEILAVLSQKYNTTDLDYLLKLFYQRQN
- the accC gene encoding acetyl-CoA carboxylase biotin carboxylase subunit; this encodes MKKVLVANRGEIAVRIIRACRELGIQTVAIYSEGDKDALHTQLADEAYCVGPKQSKDSYLNIPNILSIATTTGCDGIHPGYGFLAENSDFAELCEAVQLKFIGPSYQAIQKMGIKDVAKEEMKRANVPVVPGSEGLVTTIEHAIETANKIGYPVIIKATAGGGGKGIRIAHDEESLINGYKMTQQEAETAFGNGGLYLEKFIENFRHIEIQIIADEHGNVIHLGERDCTIQRRMQKLVEEAPSPILSASKRQEMGEAAVRAAKAVGYTNAGTIEFIYDLDDDAFYFMEMNTRIQVEHPVTEVVTGIDLLKLQLKVAMGDVLPYKQEDVCINGHAMEFRINAENPYKNFMPSPGTITQYLTPGGYGVRIDSACYMNYAIPPYYDSMVAKLIIHAETREEVIQTSIRALNEFVIMGIDTTVPFHIRLLQHPVFQSGVYNTKFLDIHDVMKED
- a CDS encoding exodeoxyribonuclease VII small subunit, coding for MTTDNQSFETMMHELENIVKQLDNDTVSLEESLALYQKGMTLSKACEKTLKEAENKVSKLIEDEADEGNESKSE
- the xseA gene encoding exodeoxyribonuclease VII large subunit gives rise to the protein MEKYLTVSALTKYIKYKFDQDPHLQSVLIKGELSNFKRHSSGHLYFALKDENSVISAMMFKAVANQLDFDPKEGDQVIVEARVSVYERRGSYQIYVNKMQLDGVGNLYQKYEQLRKQLAKEGYFDTAHKKPIPQYPKKIAIITASTGAAIRDILNTLQNRYPLVEPVKISALVQGTQASQDIVDKLKYADTLDVDTIIVGRGGGSIEDLWSFNEEIVVKAIYDCKTPVISAVGHETDTTLSDYVADVRAATPTQAAMIATPDQQELYQLLEKSQNYLQRYINQYLKHARQSLARYQDYYKFKQPTLLYEQHIQKRDDLERTLHHAMDNIIQKQQQRLKLIEQRFYVRHLQDAIKREQQTVSQAQEKLHRELKKLITQKRQLLVQQITSLDNLSPTRTMLRGYAIIKKEDDVVTSSHDLTTGDQIEITMKDGQVDAIIEKVRCEDDNR
- the efp gene encoding elongation factor P; the protein is MISVNDFKTGLTISVDNGIWKVLEFQHVKPGKGAAFVRSKLRNLRTGAIQEKTFRGGEKVEPAMIENRRMQYLYADGDTHIFMDNETFEQTELSTSYLEHELKFLKANMDVHIQTYEGETIGVELPKTVELEVTETEPGIKGDTATGATKSATVETGYSLNVPLFVNQGDVLVINTSDGSYVSRS